A section of the Engystomops pustulosus chromosome 3, aEngPut4.maternal, whole genome shotgun sequence genome encodes:
- the NLRC4 gene encoding NLR family CARD domain-containing protein 4, protein MLKRIAVLWASEKCQYLQSYKLVFFITLRDTSKGLYETLCDQLFPLTYNWDKEMFLQKIYSLGEKVLFLLDGYDEFSSESCKEIDNLIKQNYKFNNTVIVTTRTESLREVRRYGALIVETSDFALDNAKTLIKKVLPDEEAADLLFQLDASDFMKNLMKTPLFLVIACALRMGENALQMNTQTALFCTLYNLMVDRGHNKIKDVDENVVEENIHLCGDLALNGLFDHNYKFHKEHLSNIMEDILLKIGLLNRYSAQTPKPGYRFFHTSFQEYVAGRRLSQLLSSDKISLVKKGENYLNKLQSIYDVTNRYKNLLLYTCGSSKTATQKIICHISNLPKEEMIESSSEFVEFGINLFYESATKKEMNTEFESIFSGKILHISMNNVGSHHIEFFEHLPGCLSALNLVKLDLFGTTSNTRAEDENDKSPEDLNALEPQTSISKKVVNLFYDWTQDLQTFEVTIKKFYHLDKYDIRFLGKICCCAKHLRLNISSSRGISGKLTRIVDNCNRMKELIINNTPLSSDDEARIVEMTNMKTLSISNMDKDHQHGIFEGLHKLVEIEKLILHNIHMNEKDGEILAKGISHLKKLEILKLSDLTNIGSSMEFVIESISHCDKMKELHLINCCLTAKTLNILTIILKKFPNLELLDLSDNLLKDDETISFEEFGQTLTYLPALTTLSLPGGTTVKCGLVTLMDHLKRLPKLSKLAFRMWNMTDDDVIKLADHFTNSFGQLTYLDLSDNCIDSDGWITLIKTLRNLKNLKHFDLSTKETFYPIGDVVQALCSVVVLLPCLSSLKLDNWELDNNDIRKMKNIKLIHREGKESEHFFLVEQK, encoded by the exons ATGCTAAAAAGGATTGCTGTACTTTGGGCATCTGAAAAGTGCCAATATTTACAAAGCTATAAGCTTGTTTTTTTCATTACTTTGCGTGATACAAGTAAAGGTCTTTATGAAACTCTTTGCGATCAACTTTTTCCGCTTACATATAATTGGGACAAAGAAATGTTTCTGCAAAAAATATATTCACTTGGGGAAAAAGTATTGTTTTTGCTGGACGGTTATGATGAATTCAGTTCTGAAAGTTGCAAAGAAATAGACAATCTTATTAAGCAAAACTATAAATTCAATAACACAGTTATTGTAACTACAAGGACAGAGTCATTAAGAGAAGTGAGACGGTATGGGGCTCTAATTGTGGAAACCAGTGACTTTGCACTTGACAATGCCAAAACCTTGATTAAAAAGGTCTTACCAGATGAAGAAGCTGCTGATTTGTTGTTTCAGTTGGATGCATCTGATTTCATGAAAAATCTAATGAAAACACCCCTTTTTCTAGTCATAGCATGTGCACTTAGGATGGGAGAAAATGCACTTCAGATGAACACTCAAACTGCTCTGTTTTGCACATTATATAATTTGATGGTTGACAGAGGCCACAACAAAATTAAAGATGTAGATGAAAATGTTGTAGAGGAGAACATCCACTTGTGTGGAGATCTAGCTCTCAATGGGCTTTTTGACCACAACTATAAATTCCATAAGGAACACTTATCCAATATTATGGAAGACATTTTACTTAAAATAGGACTGCTAAATAGATATTCAGCTCAAACACCAAAACCTGGTTATAGATTTTTTCATACATCTTTCCAGGAGTATGTAGCTGGAAGAAGACTATCTCAACTATTATCATCAGACAAGATTTCCCTTGTAAAAAAGGGTGAAAATTACCTTAACAAATTACAAAGCATTTATGATGTTACCAACAGATACAAAAACCTACTGTTATATACTTGTGGATCATCCAAAACTGCAACTCAGAAAATAATTTGTCATATAAGCAATCTCCCCAAAGAAGAAATGATTGAAAGTAGCTCAGAATTTGTTGAATTTGGAATCAACCTTTTCTATGAAAGTGCAACCAAGAAGGAGATGAATACAGAATTTGAATCCATATTTTCTggtaaaattttgcacattagcATGAATAATGTAGGTTCTCATCACATTGAGTTTTTTGAGCATCTCCCGGGGTGTCTTAGTGCTCTTAATCTGGTCAAACTAGACCTTTTTGGCACAACAAGTAATACCCGGGCAGAAGATGAAAATGATAAGAGTCCTGAAGATCTAAATGCTCTTGAGCCACAGACCTCTATTTCCAAAAAAGTTGTGAACTTATTTTATGACTGGACCCAGGATCTGCAGACATTTGAGGTCACGATAAAGAAGTTTTATCATTTGGATAAATATGACATAAGATTTCTAGGGAAAATATGCTGTTGTGCTAAACATTTGAGGCTTAATATTAGCTCCAGTCGAGGAATTAGTGGGAAACTCACACGTATTGTAGACAATTGCAACAGAATGAAAGAGCTCATTATAAATAACACTCCACTCAGTTCTGATGATGAAGCACGAATAGTAGAAATGACAAATATGAAAACATTAAGTATATCTAACATGGATAAAGATCATCAACATG GAATCTTCGAAGGGTTGCACAAGCTTGTTGAAATTGAAAAATTGATTTTGCACAATATCCACATGAATGAAAAAGATGGAGAAATCTTGG CTAAAGGTATTTCACACTTAAAGAAGCTTGAAATCTTGAAGCTGTCAGATCTAACAAACATTGGAAGTTCCATGGAATTTGTAATAGAATCAATTTCACACTGTGACAAAATGAAAGAACTTCATCTTATTAACTGCTGTTTGACTGCAAAAACACTGAATATTCTTA CAATCATTCTGAAAAAGTTCCCAAACCTTGAATTACTTGACTTGTCTGATAACTTATTGAAAGATGACGAGACGATATCTTTTGAGGAATTTG GACAAACATTGACCTATCTGCCAGCTCTTACAACTCTATCATTACCTGGAGGCACAACTGTTAAGTGTGGCCTGGTTACACTGATGGATCACCTGAAAAGACTTCCAAAGCTGTCTAAACTTGCCTTTAGGATGTGGAACATGACAGATGATGATGTCATTAAATTAG ctgatcattttacAAACAGTTTTGGACAGCTTACATATCTAGACCTATCGGATAATTGTATAGATAGTGACGGCTGGATCACTCTTATTAAGACTCTTCGAAACCTCAAGAACTTGAAACATTTTGATCTCAGCACAAAGGAAACATTCTATCCAATAGGTGATGTTGTCCAGGCTCTCTGCTCTGTAGTGGTGTTGCTGCCATGCTTATCTTCGTTAAAACTGGATAACTGGGAACTTGATAATAATGACATTcgtaaaatgaaaaacataaaattGATTCACAGGGAAGGTAAAGAATCTGAACACTTTTTTCTTGTTGAACAAAAGTGA